In Flavobacterium gelatinilyticum, a genomic segment contains:
- a CDS encoding NAD(P)/FAD-dependent oxidoreductase has translation MRTNPDVVIIGGGLAGLAGAVHLSKQGLQVILIEKTAYPRHKVCGEYISNEILPYLNWLDIDVSELHPTAISNFEFTAQNGTTAKTKLPLGGFGISRYTLDHFLFEKAVQNGCQVITETVTDISFADDLFTIKTSEQILSSKIVLGAYGKRSNIDQVLSRDFISKKSPWLAVKAHYKGDFDTDLVALHNFQGGYCGISKVENGLINICYLADYETFKKYKNIDDYQKAVLYKNKKLKLVLENSTQVFDKPLTISQISFDKKLPVENHILMIGDTAGLIHPMCGNGMAMAIHSAKIAAELVIDFHHGKIESRSVLEKRYVTAWKKNFSRRMFIGRILARVLTHKKFTHIMTSAAASMPFILSAIIRQTHGSPITIN, from the coding sequence ATGAGAACAAATCCTGATGTAGTGATTATTGGCGGCGGCCTTGCTGGTCTGGCAGGAGCTGTACACTTGTCTAAACAAGGATTACAGGTTATTCTTATTGAAAAAACGGCTTATCCAAGACACAAAGTCTGCGGCGAATATATCTCAAACGAAATTCTGCCTTACCTTAACTGGCTGGATATTGATGTTTCTGAACTTCATCCCACAGCTATTTCAAATTTCGAATTTACCGCCCAGAACGGCACAACTGCAAAAACGAAACTTCCTTTGGGCGGATTCGGGATCAGCCGCTATACACTGGATCATTTTTTATTTGAAAAAGCAGTGCAAAACGGCTGTCAGGTTATTACAGAAACTGTTACAGATATTTCTTTTGCCGATGATCTTTTCACTATAAAAACTTCAGAACAAATTTTATCCTCAAAAATCGTTTTGGGAGCTTACGGAAAACGCTCGAATATCGATCAGGTTCTTTCTCGCGATTTTATTTCTAAAAAATCTCCGTGGCTGGCTGTAAAAGCACATTACAAAGGCGATTTTGATACTGATCTTGTTGCTTTACACAATTTTCAGGGCGGTTACTGCGGAATTTCAAAAGTTGAAAACGGCCTGATAAATATTTGTTATCTGGCCGATTATGAAACTTTTAAGAAATACAAAAACATAGACGATTATCAGAAAGCCGTTCTGTACAAAAACAAAAAACTTAAACTGGTTTTAGAAAACAGTACGCAGGTATTCGACAAGCCGCTTACTATAAGCCAGATTTCGTTTGATAAAAAACTTCCGGTCGAGAATCATATCCTTATGATTGGCGATACGGCAGGGCTTATACACCCAATGTGCGGCAACGGAATGGCAATGGCGATTCACAGTGCGAAAATAGCAGCCGAACTTGTTATTGATTTTCATCATGGAAAAATAGAATCACGCAGCGTATTAGAAAAAAGATATGTCACGGCATGGAAGAAAAATTTCAGCAGAAGAATGTTTATCGGGAGAATTCTGGCCCGTGTCTTAACCCATAAAAAATTTACACATATTATGACTTCCGCCGCTGCATCGATGCCTTTTATATTATCGGCCATCATCAGACAAACACACGGCAGTCCTATAACTATTAATTAA
- a CDS encoding methyltransferase domain-containing protein, producing the protein MSLSTKYRTEETEIMDDFSLEGAELTDALDQIANINQLLGGNKLTLHGLKQLLQKTDISKTVVIADIGCGNGDMLRMLAGYGKKRGLNFKLIGLDANPFTIKYAEKLSAGFPNIEYLCMDIFSDEFKDLQYDIALCTLTLHHFTTQQIADVMDVLNKNASTGIVINDLHRSKLAYRLFELIGVVFNLNNMSRKDGLVSILRGFKKNELETFSKKLNLKNYTISWKWAFRYQWIITKI; encoded by the coding sequence ATGAGCCTTAGCACCAAATACAGAACAGAAGAAACAGAAATAATGGACGATTTCTCGCTTGAAGGTGCAGAACTTACTGATGCACTGGATCAGATTGCGAATATAAACCAGTTATTGGGAGGCAATAAATTAACCCTTCACGGATTAAAACAGTTATTACAGAAAACAGATATTTCTAAAACAGTAGTCATTGCCGATATAGGCTGCGGTAACGGAGATATGCTGCGAATGCTGGCAGGATACGGCAAAAAAAGAGGACTGAATTTTAAACTGATAGGTCTTGATGCCAATCCTTTTACGATAAAATACGCCGAGAAACTCTCAGCCGGTTTTCCAAATATCGAGTATTTGTGTATGGATATTTTCAGCGATGAATTCAAAGATCTTCAATATGATATTGCTTTATGTACGCTGACTTTACATCATTTTACCACACAGCAGATTGCAGATGTAATGGATGTTCTGAACAAAAATGCATCCACTGGAATTGTAATAAACGATCTTCACCGCAGTAAACTGGCTTATCGTCTTTTTGAACTGATTGGTGTGGTTTTCAATCTGAATAATATGTCCCGAAAAGACGGACTGGTTTCTATTTTAAGGGGCTTTAAAAAAAACGAACTGGAAACGTTTTCCAAAAAACTAAATTTAAAAAACTATACCATAAGCTGGAAATGGGCTTTTCGCTACCAGTGGATAATTACTAAAATATGA
- a CDS encoding type III polyketide synthase: protein MSVKIITAVKQLPQYSRATEDILPFVDTWLNGQEERFIKKVKKIFEGASVDKRYSIMEPSEVFTATSFEEKNDIYSREMIVLGHQVLEKALEKAKWEPQSLDYIITVSCTGIMIPSLDAYLINKMKLRQDIVRLPVTEMGCAAGISGIIYAKNFLKSNPGKRAAVIAVESPTATFQLDDFSMPNIVSAAIFGDGAACCLLSSDENDKGPEILDEQMYHFYDAEHMMGFKLTNSGLQMVLDIEVPDTIASHFGSIIHPFLKQNNLEIKDIDHMIFHPGGKKIVNTVEELFAGLDKNIDDTKEILKQYGNMSSATVLYVLERIMNRNPKKGEKGLMLSFGPGFSAQRVLLQW from the coding sequence ATGAGTGTAAAGATCATTACAGCTGTTAAGCAGCTCCCGCAATATTCACGTGCAACAGAAGATATTCTCCCGTTTGTCGATACCTGGCTTAACGGACAGGAAGAACGTTTTATCAAAAAAGTAAAAAAAATATTTGAAGGCGCCTCTGTCGATAAACGCTATTCGATAATGGAACCGTCGGAAGTTTTTACGGCCACTTCTTTTGAAGAAAAAAATGATATTTACAGTCGTGAAATGATTGTTCTTGGACATCAGGTTCTGGAAAAAGCACTCGAAAAAGCAAAATGGGAACCGCAGAGTCTGGACTATATTATTACGGTAAGCTGTACAGGTATTATGATACCTTCATTAGATGCCTATCTTATTAATAAAATGAAACTCAGACAGGATATTGTACGTCTTCCGGTAACCGAGATGGGCTGTGCCGCCGGAATATCCGGAATTATCTATGCCAAAAATTTCCTGAAATCAAATCCGGGAAAACGTGCGGCTGTAATTGCAGTCGAATCGCCTACCGCTACTTTTCAGCTCGATGATTTCTCGATGCCTAACATTGTAAGCGCTGCGATTTTTGGAGATGGTGCAGCCTGCTGTTTGTTATCTTCAGATGAAAACGATAAAGGACCGGAAATTCTGGACGAACAAATGTATCATTTTTATGATGCCGAACACATGATGGGGTTTAAACTCACCAACAGCGGGCTCCAGATGGTTCTCGATATTGAAGTTCCGGATACTATCGCCTCGCATTTTGGCAGCATCATTCACCCTTTTTTAAAACAAAATAATCTTGAAATAAAAGATATCGATCATATGATTTTTCATCCCGGAGGCAAAAAAATTGTCAATACTGTAGAAGAACTTTTCGCCGGACTGGATAAAAATATCGACGACACAAAAGAAATTCTAAAACAATACGGCAATATGTCGAGCGCAACCGTGCTGTATGTTCTGGAACGTATTATGAACCGTAATCCTAAAAAAGGCGAAAAAGGTTTGATGCTGAGTTTTGGTCCCGGATTTTCGGCACAAAGAGTTTTATTACAATGGTAA
- a CDS encoding 3-hydroxyacyl-ACP dehydratase FabZ family protein, with product MKYTDIIAQLPYSEPFLFVDELLQADENGVTGTFTFKEEMDFYKGHFKGNPVTPGVILTETMAQIGMVCLGILLLDNDLKQDTVIAFTSADMEFLKPVYPNEKVTVTSQKIFFRFGKLKCSAVMKNEAGQEVCRGTLAGMITKKL from the coding sequence ATGAAATATACTGATATCATAGCACAGCTTCCGTACAGCGAACCTTTTTTATTTGTTGATGAACTTTTACAGGCCGATGAAAATGGTGTAACAGGTACCTTTACATTTAAAGAAGAAATGGATTTTTACAAAGGACATTTTAAAGGAAATCCCGTAACACCCGGCGTAATTTTAACCGAAACAATGGCACAGATCGGGATGGTATGTCTTGGAATATTGCTGCTGGATAATGACCTCAAACAAGATACCGTAATTGCTTTTACGTCTGCCGATATGGAGTTTTTAAAACCCGTTTATCCAAATGAAAAAGTAACGGTAACTTCTCAAAAAATATTCTTCCGTTTTGGAAAACTAAAATGCAGTGCTGTTATGAAAAATGAAGCCGGACAGGAAGTCTGCCGCGGTACACTTGCCGGAATGATAACTAAAAAATTATGA
- a CDS encoding beta-ketoacyl-[acyl-carrier-protein] synthase family protein → MKKRIVITGLGVAAPNGVGIPAFTHALQNGTSGIRHDKQLEELQFSCQIAGQPEISEELKSQYFTELELRGFNSTGILYGVIAGIEAWKNAGLPLNESPDWDSGAIFGSGTSGIDKFRESIYKIDDLQTRRLGSTVVAQTMNSGVSAYLGGKLGLGNQVTTNSSACTTGTEAILMAYDRIQSGQAKRILAGSTSDSGPYIWAGFDALRVCSSKYNDNSEEGSRPMSASASGFVPGSGAGALVIEDLESALERNAVIYAEILGGNVNSGGQRDGGSMTAPNSTAVQKCITNAVKNAGITAHEIDAINGHLTATKKDSLEIENWTKALERNGANFPYINSLKSLTGHCLSASGSIESVASVLQLHEGFLFGNRNCADLHPEIAALIDPSKVLLETIKTHPKTIAKASFGFGDVNACIVFKKFEK, encoded by the coding sequence ATGAAAAAACGAATTGTCATAACAGGACTTGGCGTTGCAGCACCCAATGGTGTGGGTATTCCGGCATTTACACATGCACTGCAAAACGGTACATCCGGAATTCGTCATGATAAACAATTAGAGGAATTGCAGTTTTCCTGTCAGATTGCAGGGCAGCCGGAAATATCAGAAGAACTAAAATCGCAGTATTTTACAGAACTTGAACTTCGCGGTTTTAACAGCACCGGAATTTTATACGGCGTTATTGCCGGTATAGAAGCCTGGAAAAACGCAGGATTACCTCTAAATGAAAGTCCGGATTGGGACAGCGGGGCGATTTTTGGATCGGGAACTTCAGGAATAGATAAATTCCGCGAAAGCATTTATAAAATCGATGACCTGCAAACCCGCCGGCTCGGGAGTACGGTTGTGGCACAAACCATGAACAGCGGAGTGAGTGCATATCTGGGCGGTAAACTCGGATTGGGGAATCAGGTTACAACCAATTCATCGGCCTGCACAACAGGAACCGAAGCGATTTTAATGGCTTATGACAGAATTCAGTCGGGACAAGCTAAACGAATATTAGCAGGAAGTACCTCAGACAGCGGTCCTTATATCTGGGCGGGATTTGATGCGCTTCGTGTCTGCTCTTCCAAATACAACGATAACTCTGAAGAAGGTTCAAGACCGATGAGTGCATCGGCATCCGGTTTTGTACCCGGAAGCGGTGCCGGAGCTTTAGTTATCGAAGATCTTGAAAGTGCTTTAGAACGTAATGCGGTAATTTATGCCGAGATATTAGGCGGCAATGTCAATTCGGGCGGACAACGCGACGGAGGCAGTATGACAGCGCCAAATAGTACTGCAGTTCAAAAATGCATAACAAATGCTGTCAAAAATGCCGGAATCACAGCTCACGAAATTGATGCCATAAACGGTCATTTAACCGCTACCAAAAAAGACAGTCTGGAAATAGAAAACTGGACAAAGGCTTTGGAACGAAACGGTGCCAATTTTCCATACATTAACTCTTTAAAAAGTTTAACCGGACATTGTTTAAGTGCTTCGGGAAGTATCGAAAGTGTGGCTTCGGTATTGCAGCTTCACGAAGGTTTTCTCTTTGGAAATCGTAATTGTGCCGATCTTCATCCGGAAATCGCAGCGCTTATTGATCCTTCAAAAGTGCTTTTAGAAACTATTAAAACTCATCCCAAAACAATTGCCAAAGCCAGTTTTGGTTTTGGGGACGTAAATGCATGTATAGTATTTAAAAAATTCGAAAAATAA
- a CDS encoding acyl carrier protein: MDKKELIEKLKLVVKPYTTNTEAYENLNEETDFIKDLNINSANLVDIVLDIEENFDIVIDNPDMERMLDVKTAVEIIETKLAAK, from the coding sequence ATGGACAAAAAAGAACTTATCGAAAAACTAAAATTAGTCGTAAAGCCTTATACAACCAATACAGAGGCTTACGAAAACCTAAACGAGGAAACGGATTTTATCAAGGATCTCAATATTAATTCGGCCAATCTGGTTGATATTGTACTGGATATCGAAGAAAACTTTGATATCGTAATCGACAATCCCGACATGGAACGCATGCTGGATGTAAAAACAGCTGTTGAAATTATCGAGACCAAACTTGCCGCAAAATGA
- a CDS encoding 4'-phosphopantetheinyl transferase family protein, with protein sequence MIGNDVIDLAQSRIESRWQRRGFTEKLFTVPEQQLISNFHNPEIMVWLLWSMKEAAYKIYNRQTKIREFSPKKLSCNIHFQSTAEAYGEVICGENSYFTKSVLSPESIHTIAVSSLKDIGRVTEIENKKVIKDENGIPYIMTSDVLKPVSISHHGRFEKCVTIGV encoded by the coding sequence ATGATAGGCAATGATGTTATAGATCTCGCACAGTCACGCATAGAAAGCAGATGGCAGCGCAGAGGTTTTACAGAAAAACTTTTTACGGTTCCCGAGCAACAGCTTATTTCTAATTTTCACAATCCCGAAATCATGGTCTGGCTGTTGTGGAGCATGAAAGAAGCGGCCTATAAAATCTATAACAGACAAACAAAAATAAGGGAATTCAGCCCTAAAAAATTAAGCTGCAATATCCATTTTCAGAGCACAGCAGAAGCTTATGGAGAAGTAATCTGCGGTGAAAACAGCTATTTTACAAAATCAGTTCTTTCTCCCGAAAGTATCCACACCATTGCTGTAAGTTCTTTAAAAGACATTGGCCGCGTTACTGAAATTGAAAATAAAAAAGTGATAAAAGATGAAAACGGTATTCCGTATATCATGACTTCTGATGTTCTTAAACCCGTTTCTATAAGCCACCACGGACGTTTTGAAAAATGCGTTACGATTGGAGTTTAG
- a CDS encoding Crp/Fnr family transcriptional regulator gives MISELEALIQSKLVLDKNELAAILSCFKLVQVKKNEQLLKSGTIADKIFFIKKGCLRLYYSTDDHNIATRFMAFEGTFLTSIVSFISQEPSTEYIEAVETSDLLAISRQDFSRLRSTIPQWDKMYIYILEYGLTVITSKLSSLLTQNAAERYRNLLKNNPELIQRLSNANLAAYLNISPETLSRIKSQI, from the coding sequence ATGATAAGTGAGCTTGAAGCTTTAATTCAAAGCAAATTAGTACTAGACAAAAACGAACTTGCCGCCATACTTTCCTGTTTTAAACTCGTACAGGTAAAAAAGAATGAACAGCTTCTTAAAAGCGGCACAATTGCCGACAAAATATTTTTTATAAAAAAAGGCTGTCTCAGATTGTATTATAGTACAGATGATCATAACATTGCAACCCGATTCATGGCTTTTGAAGGCACTTTCCTTACTTCTATCGTCAGTTTTATTTCGCAGGAACCCAGCACCGAATATATTGAAGCCGTAGAAACATCCGATTTACTCGCAATTTCACGTCAAGATTTTTCACGACTTCGCAGTACGATTCCGCAATGGGATAAAATGTACATTTATATACTCGAATACGGCTTAACCGTAATTACATCAAAACTCAGTAGTTTACTGACCCAAAATGCTGCAGAACGGTACCGAAACCTGCTTAAAAACAATCCCGAACTGATTCAGCGATTATCCAATGCCAATCTCGCCGCCTATCTTAATATTTCGCCCGAAACATTAAGTCGAATAAAATCACAGATATAA